The Desulfococcus multivorans DNA window CTGTAGACCAGGCCCTCCCACTCGGGGTATTTCCAGCTGCAGGTCCCTATCCGTATTTTTCCATGGGGGTTGGACATTCGGGAACCTCACTTCTGATCCACCCGATCCTTCAGCTCCTTCCCGCATTTGAAGAACGGCAGCTTCTTGGGCGCTATCCCGACCTTCTCGCCGGTCTTGGGGTTCCTGCCGATATAGCTCCTGTATTCCTTGACATGGAACGAACACAGCCCCCGTATCTCCACCCGATCCTCATTCGCCAGGGCGTCACCCATGGCATCAAAGAAGATCTCCACCACCCTGGCGGCCTCGGCCTTGGTGAGCCCGGCTTTCTCTTTCAGCGTATGGGTCAATTCAAGTTTGTTCATCCGGCTCCTCCTTAAGAAATAAATATATAACGAACTTGAATTGTTATGCAATGGAAAAATGGCGCTGACACCAAAATGGTTCCGGGGGTATGTGCGGGATGGATCATATGAAGCGGCTGAGCCTCTTCGATGCATGCGATTGTTGGACGAGATGTTGATGGTTTTCAAGGGGCGGCGAATCCTGTTTCAGACAATTTCCTTTGTTGGTAAGCCGAAGCGGTTTCTCAAGGTGTCCACAAATGAATTATTGGCTTTTGGTGAAATGACCTCCAAAGGAGACATACCGCTTTGATGGAATCCCAAAAGGTCAAATATCAGGCCGGCACCGTCAATATCTGGCGCTACTCCTGCGAGCGTGATAAATAAACGCTCTTTTCTGGTCGTGTTGCAGGCGGTTGAAACTGACCAGCCTATCAAAAAATGAGTGATGGGGCTCATAAGTTCAGACACTCAGCTTTTATGTCACCAAACCGAGAAGGTTCGTCAGGTGGATGGGTTTGGATGTCCGGAAAATCGCACAGATCACAGAGAGTGTATCAATTGTACTGATAATTGACGATAATAGATTATCGCAACTCTTCTATAACAGGCATAAATACCCATCCGGCGAAAATTTATGAGGCCGACACCAATCATCTGAAGGTCCTGAGCCGAGTTGCCCGCCGGGCCGAACTCCTCCGATCGCAGCACCGGCTCGCGCCCAGGCCCCTGCAGGAGCCTGGGCGCGGCACCCGTGAATTTTGTTGCGAACACTTTTTCATCATCAGGGGCACAGGAGGGTGATATGCCTTATTCCGAGAAATTCAAACGTAAAATAGTTCAAAACCTCACCGGTCCAAACGCCATATCAGTTCCCGCGCTATCGAAAGAGGTTGACGTTTCACAAACGACCTTGCCAAAATGGCTCAGGAATGCCGGCGTCACGCCGCACCCTGAATATCCAAACAATGACGAAAACTGGAAGGTTCGCCTCATCGAAGAAGGGTTCATGAGGCGCATGTGGAATGGCGGGGGGGTGTAAGGTGGACAAGGACGAAAAGCCTGAAAAAGGGGAATTGATCTTTTACCGGAGTCAGCATATTCAAAATAGTTACGAGGAAGGGGAACTGGGACGGGAATCAACTCACAAGAAATTCTTGTCGGTTCGCCGGGAAGGGAATCGGAATGTTCGCCGCGAACTGGTTTTCTACAACCTCGATATGATCATTTCCGTTGAAAATGCACTGGGCGGCGCACGGGCATACGGCGGCGGAATTGATCTATCAACGTGCCGATGCCGGCGCTCTGAATATAGGCATTACAAACTATCCCGGGAATAAGCTCCTGAAAAGGGATGTAGAAATTTCCAAGAATTATTTGAGTGAAGATGAGTTGGAATTGCTGAACCGCATCGTCACAGCTTACCTTGAAGTGGCCGAAATTGAGGATCCTGTTGATCCACCCAAGCAAAAATTTGCGCCGTGCCGGATGCTTGGTGCAGACGGACGCATAGAACTGCATTTTTCGGACGGCGTAAGCGTCCAGGAACCGTCCAGGGTCAGCCTCCTTGACGGCCGCCAGGGTCCTGGGGCCGAAAACCCCGTCGATTTTTGCTCCGACAACCGCCTGAGCGCTTTTGACCGCCCGGGGGACATCGACGTTGACGGCATAGTCAAAGATCGACTCGGCCACTGCATTGCACGGGATCAGGTCCCCGCAGATCCGTCGCCAGAATTGCTGCCGGTAAAAATCCGACACCATGGCCCGTGGCGGCACCGCGCCGCCTTCCCTGTCGATGACCGCCCATCCAGGCCACGATGGATGATACCGCCGACTGATGCCCGCGTATGTCATCCCGCCGGGGTCACCGCTTACATTGTGGAGGACGTAGCCCCCTTCGTTTTGAATCACTTTTTTCAGGGCCGCATCGAAATCAGCCATCCTGCACCTCCGTTATCCGCATTTCTTTCATGAAATTCCCTTCCCGGCGGGGAAGGTTGCCACACCAAAGCCCCGCCTCGATTTAGGGTTATTAATTCGCCGTCGGGCATTGTGCCGTCAGGCGCGGGTACACTTTTTGCGCAGATACATTTCCCAGGTTTCATCCAACTCTTGTTTGGCGCACTGCCAAAGGTGCCGGACGGTCTCGGGGTCTTCGTTTGACAGGATGGCCTGGTGAAGCCTGATCAACGGTGGGTAATCTTCCAGGCACTCAGCCTCGATCGATGTTTTGTCGGGATATGCAGGCCTGATGCAGACGAGCTCGCAATCGATAGTTTTTGCCAGAATGGAAACCGCGGCCTGGGCGATATCGTCACGCCCGAGTTCGCAGAGGCGCTCCAGGATGGCGTTGGTTCTGTCCAGTGGATTTCGTTCGACATCTTCACAGCAGTCCGGATCCCGTCCCCAGCGGTAAAGCTGGGTCTGGGATTTACCGAACATTTTTGTCAGCGTCGTCATGCCCAGAACCTTCCTGCATGCTGCGTAAAACTGCCATGTTTTAAGGGGAGGCAATTCGGTCATCGCTTTACCCTTTCGCGTTTGCACCGGTTGATGTTTTACTGAGGGCGGCCCGTATTTCATCCGCTGATCCTTCGAGCCAGAGGACGGGGTCTGTTCCTGTAATCTCGGCAAGTTGTTTTGCCCTCCGCCATGACGGCCGTTTTTGTGCCGAAAATATCCTCGACACAAAAGATTCGTGGACTCCCATTATCTTGGCTATTTCTATCTGTTTGATCATAATGACAACCTTTTTGACCTATTGGTCAAAGAAAGTCAAGATATTTTTGACCATTTGGACAGTTTTTTTTACTTGATTTGAATTGACCAATAGGTAAAGGAGGTGGGTATGTACACGATTGAGGATTTGCACAAATATTTTGTGGCCGCCATGAAAGACAAACTCCAATCAAGATGGGGCGGTCTGCAGAAGCAGATGGCTATTGACCTGGGTGTGACAGATGGCCACATAAGCCGTATTTTGGCGGGCAAAAAAACCGCGTCATCAAATCTTCAAAAGAAAACCGCCGAAGCATGCGGGATGTCACTTGCCGATATTATCGACCACGGTCGCCGCATCCTCGAAGGAATCCCCACCGAAGATGCAAAGCCGCTCCAACCCCGCCCCTTCCAAATCGTAGTCAACGGCACCTACGACAAAGAAATCCTCGAAAACGCCAAAGAGACTTACCGCGGCATCCCTCTTTATGAATCCGGCCGTTTGGCCGCCGGATCGAACGGCCTCTATTTCAACGACAACGAAGTTCCGGAAAGCGAAGTGATCGTTTACCGACCGGAGCTGGGACACCGCTCCGGCCACAAACTCGCAGCGGTGCGCGTCGGCGGCAGCAGCATGAATCCCACAATCCCGGAGAAATCCATTATCGTTGTGGATCGAGATGACAGGGAGTTCGCGAACGGCAAGATCTTTTGCGTCAACGACCCGGACGACACCGGCCAGTACGTTTCCGCGGTGAAGCGGGTTCAGCGGTGGGAAAAAGGATTTGTCCTGATCAGCGACAACCCGGATTTTCCGCCGAAGGTCACAGGCCTCGACTGGCTCGACCTGTGCGTCGGCAGGGTGATATGGATGTGGAGGAATACGGAAGAGCTTTAGAAGAAGAGAAGAGTAGAAGGAATCCATTTGAAGATGCAGAAATCGAGCATCAATACTCTAAAAAGGATGAGTGATTATGTGGACAAAGTGTTCAAATGGCGAATGTGGATTCCAGTTCAAGGTGAATGAAAACAAGTTCGGGCAGTTCATCAATTGTAAAAAATGTGGCAATGAATTCAGAGCCACATTCAGTACAGACCCTCCTCCTACTGTAAACGTCATAGATGAAGCAGAGAGAGAAAAGGTTCCACCTGATCCTAAGGATACAAGGAAACGGACTTCGCCAAAGGAAATAATGGCCAGACAGATTGATGAGATTAAGCAAAATATTAAAGAACACATCCCAATGCTTGATGCTTCATTGGCCAACAAAGATAATGAAAGTGATACCCGGCTGATACTGGATAGAATACTTCAAGATGTCCTTAATTATAGAATAGAGGACATCAAGACCGAGCAAAAAATCCAAGGACGCAAGGCGGATTACGTTTTGTCCGTCAATGGCGATGATGTGATGGTAATCGAAGCCAAAAGAGTGACAATGGGTTTAAGCGATAAACAAATTTTTCAGGCATCGTCATACGGTGCCTATTCCGGTATCAGATGGGCACTGCTCACCAATGCCGCCGTATGGCAACTCTATCGAATATCAATGAGTGAAAAAATCGAGACCGACCTGGTATTTTCGATTGATCTCAGAGACGGTCTGGATGAACAGGAAGCGCAATATTTCTATCTAATCTCAAAAGATGGAATGAGCAGAAAAGGACTGCTGGAAAATCTATGGCAGAGGATGAGCGCTCTCTGCTACGAAAACATCCTGACCGCAATCTTCACCGATGGAGTGATTTCCAAAATAAGGGCAACCCTAACCAAGGATACCGGATGTCGCCTAACAAACGATGAGGTTAGAGATGCTTTGGAAAAACGAGTCTTTCAAATAGCATAAAAAAATAACTGGGGCGTGAGTCTTGAGCACCCGCCGAAAGACGCCCGCATGGATTATCCATCGCTCAACCCGGATGCACCGCCGAAGGTGACGGAGCTTGAATGGAATAAGCTGTGCGTGGGGCGGGTGATTTGGATGTGGATGAGTACGGAGGAGTTATGAGAATTATGATTCTGTTGCTGGCCATGACCATGTACTCACCCGCTATCGCTGATGACTTTATTGAGCGTGGACGGAAAGCCCAGACATCTGTCAAAAATTTGTTGTCCACTCACGGCGGAACTGTGGATGAATACCTGAATGAGAAGGCAAAGGTACCTGTTGTTGAGGACCTCGGATGGCATACATATCCACTGAATGACGGCGGATTCCAGGTTGAACGCTTGCTGCTTCTAAATGGGACGACAAAGCTTTCATATCGCTGGTCAGTTGAATCTGATGGAAGGATAACCCCGGAGAACGGGAAAGCCATCAGCATCACAAAACGGTGCGACTGAGATGCGAATGACCTTGACCAGAATCAAGCATTTGTCGGCCGGATGATATGGATGTGGAGGAATGTTAAGGAACTCTAACCATCTATTTTTGGAGGCATCATGATCTATAGGATATTGACTGCCTTTTTCGGTTTTCTCTTGCTCGCCCCGATCGGGAACATGGTCGTCGAGGCCGCGCTCGGCAGGCCGTTTGACACTGGCGACGCCATAACGGGCGTTGTGCTCTGGTCCGCCGTTGTGATCGCCATCGTTTACAAGGCGCCGACATGCGCCAAGGCCTGGCGCCGGATCTTCCTGACCTGCGGCGTCCTGTGTTTTGCTGTTCCGCTGGCGAAGATGGGTTCGGTGCCGCCGGCGTTTGCCGGGGCCGCCGTTGTTGGGTCCGGCATCGTCAGCATCTTCCCCGGGACGTTCTTCCTGATCGTCGGCCTCCTGACCGGCCGGAACAAGCAGATCATCATTATCAAGGAATCTGAAGGCGCCCAGGCAAGAACAAGTCATGAAGGATGATATGTTCGCGTGGTCGAAGGAACTCCCCCATCGGTGGTGATGGAGGGGCTTTTTAATTTTAGATATTTTTCCGCAATCCTAATCATCTTTCATTATCAGACTCAATAGGACTGTGGATCACCTTTTAATCCCTCAAGATTTTCAGAATATCCATTGAGAATTATAAACAAAAAGAGCAGTGGTGTGGCAAATCAAGGAGTAATAATGTCGATAGAGATTGAAATGAATGAATTGCTCGATCGGTTTCGATCATCTGCAGATGGCCTTTTTGCAGTTTATGGTAGATACAGCGAATCTTTCGAGGGAGGGATATATATTTGTGCGATTGCTAAACCAACGAAAAGAATGAGAGCGACTCTTAGCGCAGATCGCGAATTGCTTCTGGTGGCATCAAGTTTCACCGATCAGCAACAGCGGACAATCAAATTTATAAAGCGAGAAATTGAAAAGGCCGAAGGCCGCTATGAAAAAACAATTGCAATCGTTATCCACAAAGACCCCTCGGGAAACCAGAAATTGCGCAATTGGGGTCGAGATTTAGGAATTGCTATCCTGCCCATATACGGTAATACAGCACCTTCAGAATCTAAAGATTTAGAAAAATATCTTTGCTACGAACTTTATTCGCATGACCCATTTGATGTAACAGGACCTGTGTCTGATGACTCCAACTTTTTCGGTCGACGAGATGAAGCCATTGACCTCGCCAGAAAATTGCAAAAAGGGCAAATTCGGTCTTGTTTAGGGATTCGAAAGGTTGGTAAAACCTCAATTATCAATCGGGTGATTCATGAAATTAAGCGCAGCTACGAATGTAACTGTTTGATGGTTGATTGTTCACGCGATGACGTATGGGAATTAAATGCAGCCCGTTTATTAAACTCCATAAATGGATCAGTAGAGGCTATGATTCAAGGCTATCTTGGATACATAAGCATTATGCCAATTATAGATTCTATAGATATTAAATTAGCCCGTGATAAACTCCAGAAAAGCATTCTTTCATGTAAAAATCCAGTAATTTTGATTTTCGACGAAATTGATTACATTACACCTGGAAGTCCAACCAATCCAGAATGGTCTACTGAATTTAACATCTTATGGCGCAATTTACGTTCCATTTATCAAGAATGTGATCGCCATAGAAGTACTATGTCGATACTCATTGGCGGCGTTTCCACACATTGGTTTTGTGTAGAGACTATCAACAATATTGAAAACGCCGCACTTTCATTCATCCCTGAGGAATACTTGAGTCCAATGCCCGAACGGGCAACCATTGCGATGCTTAAACGCTTAGGGAAAGTTGCTGGGCTTCATTTTGAGGAAAGTGCATTATCTGCAATCGCATTGGCAACCGGGAATATGCCTTACTGGGCTCGCAAATGTGGGTCCTATATTCACCGACAAATTTTAACCAACGATCGGCCATGTAAGGTCGATTTAAATAGAGTAAGGCCACTAATCGATTCATTTGTAATGGAAGAGGGTTCTGCTATTGCTGAAGTCGCATTGTGTCACCTGTTTCGAGTGAATCCAGACCTAAAAAATGCGGCAGCCAAAT harbors:
- a CDS encoding HU family DNA-binding protein, producing MNKLELTHTLKEKAGLTKAEAARVVEIFFDAMGDALANEDRVEIRGLCSFHVKEYRSYIGRNPKTGEKVGIAPKKLPFFKCGKELKDRVDQK
- a CDS encoding helix-turn-helix domain-containing protein, which codes for MIKQIEIAKIMGVHESFVSRIFSAQKRPSWRRAKQLAEITGTDPVLWLEGSADEIRAALSKTSTGANAKG
- a CDS encoding XRE family transcriptional regulator, producing the protein MYTIEDLHKYFVAAMKDKLQSRWGGLQKQMAIDLGVTDGHISRILAGKKTASSNLQKKTAEACGMSLADIIDHGRRILEGIPTEDAKPLQPRPFQIVVNGTYDKEILENAKETYRGIPLYESGRLAAGSNGLYFNDNEVPESEVIVYRPELGHRSGHKLAAVRVGGSSMNPTIPEKSIIVVDRDDREFANGKIFCVNDPDDTGQYVSAVKRVQRWEKGFVLISDNPDFPPKVTGLDWLDLCVGRVIWMWRNTEEL
- a CDS encoding type I restriction enzyme HsdR N-terminal domain-containing protein, with the translated sequence MWTKCSNGECGFQFKVNENKFGQFINCKKCGNEFRATFSTDPPPTVNVIDEAEREKVPPDPKDTRKRTSPKEIMARQIDEIKQNIKEHIPMLDASLANKDNESDTRLILDRILQDVLNYRIEDIKTEQKIQGRKADYVLSVNGDDVMVIEAKRVTMGLSDKQIFQASSYGAYSGIRWALLTNAAVWQLYRISMSEKIETDLVFSIDLRDGLDEQEAQYFYLISKDGMSRKGLLENLWQRMSALCYENILTAIFTDGVISKIRATLTKDTGCRLTNDEVRDALEKRVFQIA
- a CDS encoding ATP-binding protein, with the protein product MSIEIEMNELLDRFRSSADGLFAVYGRYSESFEGGIYICAIAKPTKRMRATLSADRELLLVASSFTDQQQRTIKFIKREIEKAEGRYEKTIAIVIHKDPSGNQKLRNWGRDLGIAILPIYGNTAPSESKDLEKYLCYELYSHDPFDVTGPVSDDSNFFGRRDEAIDLARKLQKGQIRSCLGIRKVGKTSIINRVIHEIKRSYECNCLMVDCSRDDVWELNAARLLNSINGSVEAMIQGYLGYISIMPIIDSIDIKLARDKLQKSILSCKNPVILIFDEIDYITPGSPTNPEWSTEFNILWRNLRSIYQECDRHRSTMSILIGGVSTHWFCVETINNIENAALSFIPEEYLSPMPERATIAMLKRLGKVAGLHFEESALSAIALATGNMPYWARKCGSYIHRQILTNDRPCKVDLNRVRPLIDSFVMEEGSAIAEVALCHLFRVNPDLKNAAAKCSKGLSDSVSEPLKRRLRRYGVLDHKGDLSGQMISHTFCSLQLEECKIMRDTSEEHQKLNLGLNEWAEEIASLSKRRNIIESRLRNIALNFLRFDSLNSGRQHEVKDRIIKVLSKTQQPEVQHLSAEEAMGKLTWKNLSELIAREWPLFERLFGDKSEFKKNADIINDRFDAHAKPADQADIALYRRSLSFIEERISKIY